The Streptobacillus ratti genome includes the window ATATAGTTTTTGTTCTAAATTCATTATCCATTATTATAACTTTTATTTATACTCTCATATTTTTTGAAATTTAACTTATTTATTATCTACCTTTTTATAGATTTTCCCATTTTTATCTCTACTCAAGTACTTAAAATCTACTAAATATCTTCTAAGAAGAACATAATCTTCAAAATATTCTTTTAATATCTCATTTATGTTGTGAGATAATA containing:
- a CDS encoding DUF2087 domain-containing protein; the encoded protein is MNEILKEYFEDYVLLRRYLVDFKYLSRDKNGKIYKKVDNK